A genome region from Thermoanaerobacterium xylanolyticum LX-11 includes the following:
- a CDS encoding sensor histidine kinase, whose product MSRNRLFRRLLFTNIAIILLTMSILSVLFYIMFENYYFRDKEKIMVEEGKQINTVLNDYLIGDIDIDRLNQDLNVIDRLINASIWVVSTDGRIYIQSKNFEKNWTGVTLSKDDIKSILKGETIVRRGYFGGRFTQPVLTVGFPLVLAGKIQGAIFMHAPIVEMQKTLMDIFFIMLLAIAISIIIAFILISYTSKRISNPLKEMSIATEKMAKGDFSTKINVVDDDEIGDLAKSFNIMSSELGRMDNARKEFVANVSHELRSPLSTIQGYIDGVVDGTIPAEKSKFYLEIAQKETRRMSRLISELLDITKMESGAFPLNISEFDINELIRLTIIKMEARISDKDLMVKVDFESDKEIVEADKDKIEQVLTNLIDNAIKFSNPGGYIHVSTEKVKEKVHVRVQNKGKTIPPDEIDHIWDRFYKVDKARSGSPGVGLGLYIVRSIINLHNEDIWATSSDADGTTFTFTLKSKKVKQ is encoded by the coding sequence TTGAGCAGAAATAGGCTCTTTAGAAGGCTGCTTTTTACAAATATTGCAATAATACTGCTTACAATGTCGATACTTTCCGTCCTTTTTTACATCATGTTTGAAAATTACTATTTTCGCGATAAAGAAAAGATAATGGTAGAAGAAGGAAAGCAGATAAATACCGTGTTGAACGATTACCTCATAGGAGATATAGATATCGACAGACTCAATCAGGATCTGAATGTCATTGACCGGCTTATAAACGCATCGATATGGGTTGTAAGTACAGATGGACGGATATATATACAGTCTAAGAATTTTGAAAAAAATTGGACAGGTGTCACATTAAGCAAAGATGACATCAAAAGCATTTTAAAAGGTGAGACAATTGTAAGAAGGGGATATTTTGGCGGCAGGTTTACGCAGCCTGTTTTGACTGTTGGATTTCCGCTTGTACTGGCTGGGAAGATTCAAGGTGCCATATTCATGCATGCTCCTATAGTAGAGATGCAGAAAACCTTGATGGACATATTTTTTATAATGCTTTTAGCCATAGCCATATCCATAATAATAGCATTTATACTTATTTCTTATACATCAAAGAGAATCTCTAATCCTTTAAAAGAGATGAGCATTGCAACAGAAAAAATGGCAAAAGGTGATTTTTCAACAAAGATAAACGTTGTAGATGACGATGAAATAGGAGATTTGGCTAAGTCTTTCAATATAATGTCAAGCGAATTGGGCAGGATGGATAATGCAAGGAAAGAGTTTGTGGCTAATGTTTCACATGAGCTTCGCTCGCCTTTGTCAACGATCCAAGGTTATATAGATGGCGTAGTGGATGGGACTATACCTGCGGAGAAATCCAAATTTTATTTGGAGATAGCTCAAAAAGAGACGAGACGAATGTCTCGATTAATATCTGAACTTTTAGATATAACGAAAATGGAATCAGGGGCTTTTCCGTTAAACATATCGGAATTTGATATAAACGAGCTTATAAGGCTGACCATAATAAAGATGGAAGCAAGGATAAGCGATAAAGATCTCATGGTTAAGGTGGACTTTGAAAGCGACAAAGAAATTGTAGAGGCAGATAAAGACAAAATAGAACAAGTGCTTACTAATCTAATAGATAATGCAATTAAATTTTCAAATCCCGGTGGTTATATACACGTATCTACAGAGAAGGTGAAAGAAAAAGTTCATGTAAGAGTCCAAAATAAAGGCAAGACGATACCACCTGATGAAATTGACCATATATGGGACAGGTTTTACAAAGTTGACAAGGCCAGAAGCGGTAGTCCCGGTGTCGGATTAGGGCTTTATATTGTGAGAAGCATCATAAATCTTCATAATGAGGATATATGGGCTACCAGTAGCGATGCAGACGGTACTACATTTACTTTTACACTTAAGTCAAAAAAAGTTAAGCAGTAA
- the glmU gene encoding bifunctional UDP-N-acetylglucosamine diphosphorylase/glucosamine-1-phosphate N-acetyltransferase GlmU, with the protein MDNFVTLILAAGLGKRMKSKHPKVIHKVCGRPMVEWVVRSAKEAGSQDVVVVLGHGANEVKNVLGDSVKYAYQEKQLGTGHAVMVSKDLLPDTGNVMILTGDTPLITSETLKKFYDFHLREQNSITILSSFFDVPDGYGRIVRDSNGNVLKIVEDKDANDVEKGIHEINSGMYIFNSDYLRKSLQHIGNNNAQGEYYLTDAIEIVIRLGGKVGAYQASSEEIMGVNTRVQLKDAEKVMRKRINERFMLDGVTIIDPDSTYIGPDVVIGMDTIIYPGTIIEGKTTIGEDCEIGPNSYIIDSEIGNGCKIVFSMITESKLHNNIKLGPFAQIRPESVIHDNAKLGNFIEIKKSVIGEGTKVPHLTYIGDAEVGKRVNMGCGSIVVNYDGKNKHKTIIGDDVFVGCNVNLVSPLKVNDNAFIAAGSTITDEVPEGALAIARCRQTNKEGWVEERRKKGGL; encoded by the coding sequence ATGGATAATTTTGTTACGCTAATACTTGCTGCAGGACTTGGAAAGAGGATGAAATCAAAGCATCCAAAAGTGATTCACAAAGTCTGTGGAAGGCCTATGGTTGAGTGGGTTGTAAGGAGTGCCAAAGAAGCTGGTTCACAGGATGTAGTCGTGGTTTTAGGACACGGTGCTAATGAGGTAAAGAATGTATTGGGTGACAGTGTTAAATATGCGTATCAAGAAAAGCAGCTTGGTACTGGACATGCTGTCATGGTTTCGAAGGATTTATTGCCTGATACAGGCAACGTAATGATCTTGACTGGTGATACACCGCTTATAACGTCTGAGACATTGAAGAAATTCTATGACTTCCATTTAAGAGAGCAAAATTCTATCACAATATTATCTTCTTTTTTTGACGTTCCAGATGGGTATGGAAGAATTGTACGGGATTCAAATGGTAATGTTTTAAAAATTGTTGAGGACAAAGATGCCAATGATGTGGAAAAAGGTATCCATGAGATAAATTCCGGAATGTACATTTTTAATTCTGACTATTTAAGGAAATCGCTTCAACATATAGGCAACAACAATGCACAAGGGGAATATTATCTGACGGATGCCATAGAGATAGTGATAAGATTAGGTGGAAAAGTTGGAGCATATCAAGCTTCAAGTGAGGAGATAATGGGAGTCAATACAAGAGTACAGCTAAAAGATGCCGAAAAGGTCATGAGAAAAAGGATAAATGAAAGGTTTATGTTAGACGGAGTTACCATAATCGACCCTGATAGCACTTACATCGGGCCTGATGTCGTGATAGGAATGGACACGATTATATATCCTGGTACTATAATAGAAGGCAAGACTACGATTGGAGAAGACTGTGAAATAGGACCCAATTCATACATCATCGATTCGGAAATAGGAAATGGCTGCAAAATAGTTTTTTCTATGATCACTGAATCAAAACTTCACAACAATATAAAATTAGGACCGTTTGCTCAGATAAGGCCTGAAAGCGTAATACACGACAATGCTAAGCTTGGCAATTTCATAGAGATAAAGAAATCAGTCATAGGTGAAGGAACAAAAGTGCCTCATTTGACTTATATAGGCGATGCAGAAGTCGGGAAACGCGTAAACATGGGCTGTGGTTCTATAGTAGTCAATTACGATGGCAAAAACAAGCACAAGACCATCATAGGTGACGATGTTTTTGTTGGATGCAATGTAAATTTGGTATCGCCTCTTAAAGTCAACGATAATGCTTTTATAGCTGCAGGCTCCACCATAACAGATGAAGTGCCGGAGGGAGCATTGGCGATAGCAAGATGTCGCCAGACTAACAAAGAAGGATGGGTAGAAGAAAGAAGAAAAAAAGGAGGACTATAG
- the pth gene encoding aminoacyl-tRNA hydrolase has translation MYIVVGLGNPGKEYEKTRHNVGFEVIDSLSKKLDIAVNKIKFKSLIGEGIYKGEKIVLQKPQTFMNSSGEAVYDIVDFYKLPLSNLIVVYDDKDLDVGKIRVRKKGSAGGHNGMKSIIYILNSEDFPRVRLGIGKPKGDMIQHVLGKFEGRDMDIVANSIDNAANAVLDIIENGVEHAMNLYNGNNICLS, from the coding sequence ATGTACATTGTTGTAGGACTTGGAAATCCCGGAAAAGAGTATGAAAAGACGAGGCACAATGTAGGTTTTGAAGTGATAGATAGTCTTTCTAAAAAGTTAGACATAGCTGTAAATAAAATAAAATTCAAATCATTAATTGGTGAAGGTATTTATAAAGGAGAAAAAATAGTGCTGCAGAAGCCTCAGACATTTATGAATTCCAGTGGTGAAGCTGTTTACGATATAGTTGATTTTTACAAATTACCACTTTCTAATTTGATTGTGGTATACGATGATAAAGACCTTGATGTGGGTAAAATAAGAGTGAGAAAGAAAGGCAGTGCAGGTGGGCATAATGGAATGAAATCGATTATATATATATTAAATAGCGAGGACTTTCCAAGAGTGCGATTAGGCATAGGAAAGCCTAAAGGCGACATGATACAGCATGTTTTGGGTAAATTTGAGGGAAGGGATATGGATATAGTTGCAAATTCTATCGATAATGCCGCAAATGCCGTCTTGGATATAATAGAGAATGGAGTTGAACATGCCATGAATTTGTACAATGGCAACAATATATGTTTATCGTAG
- a CDS encoding S1C family serine protease, whose product MDFENEQNKNIGENEIDNFKADDALGSDDIKGENIDDTQEIPATYSAAESGTYTTPRVEFRSNKKSLGKMVKRFRRRMLVSFVSVALIAALIGGGTVAGIMKYTNLGQQTQVINRYLPLSSSDNSNFNLIANIAKIVSPSVVGIDTSVSYSNGFGSALVPEGSGSGIIIDSQGYIVTNNHVVDGASKITVNLSDGRKFPAQLIGKDSKTDLAVLKINATNLVPAKLGDSSKLEVGDLAVAIGNPLGESFAGTVTAGIISGLNRNLQSDYGPVNLIQTDAAINPGNSGGPLVNSNGEVVGITSVKLTSTGGSNTQDPFGMFQSQGTPVEGMGFAIPINEAKPIIDDLIKHGYVERPMMGVSVQEVTQQDAAQYNIPVGLYIAQVQQGSGADEAGLQPGDVITAVDGTKVQTFDALQSIIAKHKVGDTITVTFWRNGRTMSTKVKLMSSSNAQ is encoded by the coding sequence ATGGATTTTGAAAATGAACAAAACAAAAATATAGGCGAAAATGAAATAGATAATTTCAAGGCTGACGATGCCTTAGGTTCTGATGACATAAAAGGCGAAAATATAGATGACACTCAGGAAATTCCAGCAACATATAGCGCCGCGGAAAGCGGAACCTATACGACACCAAGGGTAGAATTTAGAAGCAACAAAAAAAGCTTAGGCAAGATGGTTAAAAGATTCAGAAGAAGGATGCTTGTTTCATTTGTATCTGTTGCATTGATTGCAGCACTTATCGGTGGTGGAACTGTCGCAGGAATCATGAAATACACTAATTTAGGGCAACAGACACAGGTTATAAATAGGTACTTGCCACTTTCATCATCAGACAATAGCAATTTTAACTTGATTGCCAATATAGCTAAAATTGTAAGTCCTTCTGTTGTTGGAATAGATACAAGCGTATCATACTCCAATGGATTTGGAAGTGCACTGGTGCCTGAAGGCAGTGGTTCTGGAATAATCATCGATTCACAAGGCTATATTGTAACAAACAACCATGTTGTGGATGGTGCTTCTAAGATAACAGTAAATTTATCTGATGGTAGAAAGTTCCCTGCCCAACTTATAGGAAAGGATTCAAAGACTGACTTGGCAGTATTGAAGATAAATGCTACGAATTTGGTTCCGGCAAAATTAGGTGATTCATCAAAACTTGAAGTGGGAGATCTGGCAGTTGCTATAGGAAATCCTCTCGGTGAAAGCTTTGCAGGTACGGTTACAGCAGGTATAATAAGTGGTCTTAACAGAAATCTTCAAAGCGATTATGGCCCGGTTAACCTCATTCAGACAGATGCAGCTATAAATCCTGGAAACAGTGGTGGACCTTTAGTAAATAGCAATGGTGAAGTTGTCGGGATAACAAGTGTAAAGTTAACATCTACAGGTGGTTCGAATACTCAAGATCCATTTGGAATGTTCCAGAGTCAAGGCACGCCTGTTGAAGGAATGGGATTTGCGATTCCGATAAATGAAGCAAAACCTATAATAGATGACTTGATAAAACACGGATATGTAGAAAGACCAATGATGGGTGTAAGCGTACAGGAAGTAACACAACAAGATGCAGCGCAGTACAATATACCAGTTGGACTTTATATAGCGCAAGTACAGCAAGGAAGCGGTGCTGATGAAGCTGGACTTCAACCAGGTGATGTGATAACAGCAGTAGATGGCACAAAAGTACAGACTTTTGATGCACTGCAAAGCATAATAGCTAAGCATAAAGTTGGTGACACGATTACTGTTACATTCTGGAGAAATGGCAGGACAATGAGTACAAAAGTAAAGCTTATGAGCAGTTCAAATGCACAATAA
- the spoVG gene encoding septation regulator SpoVG codes for MEITDVRVRKINEEGKMRAVVSVTFDNEFVVHDIKVIEGQNGLFIAMPSRKTPEGEFKDIAHPINSETRAKIQSAILSEYEKAKEQDKPQGQE; via the coding sequence ATGGAAATTACAGACGTTAGGGTGAGAAAAATAAACGAGGAAGGCAAAATGAGAGCTGTGGTTTCTGTAACCTTCGATAATGAATTTGTTGTTCATGATATAAAGGTTATTGAGGGACAGAATGGTTTGTTTATAGCTATGCCTAGCCGCAAGACACCCGAAGGAGAGTTTAAAGATATTGCACATCCAATAAATTCAGAGACAAGAGCAAAGATTCAATCTGCTATACTTAGCGAATACGAAAAAGCTAAAGAGCAGGACAAGCCGCAAGGACAGGAATAA
- a CDS encoding response regulator transcription factor — protein MGENKKIYIVDDDRNICEIISLYLEKEGFATVKISDGITALNKIKEELPLLIILDLMLPGIDGMTLCKEVRKFTNVPIIMLTAKGDTFDKVLGLEIGADDYIVKPFDGKELVARVKAVLRRYEHEENDSDSVTYPDLSISLSEYKVKYKGENVDLTPKELELFYFLCTHPNKVFTRDQLLENVWGYEYMGDSRTVDVHIKRLREKIGDGPNWKLTTVWGVGYKFEVK, from the coding sequence ATGGGCGAAAACAAAAAAATATATATAGTTGACGATGATAGAAATATATGTGAAATAATTTCACTTTATCTTGAAAAAGAAGGTTTTGCAACAGTAAAGATCAGTGACGGGATTACAGCATTGAACAAAATAAAAGAGGAACTCCCCTTGCTTATAATACTTGATTTGATGCTTCCCGGCATTGATGGAATGACATTGTGCAAAGAGGTGAGGAAATTCACAAATGTGCCTATTATAATGCTTACAGCCAAAGGAGATACATTTGACAAGGTATTGGGGCTGGAGATAGGCGCCGATGATTACATCGTAAAGCCTTTTGATGGGAAAGAATTGGTTGCTCGTGTTAAAGCTGTGTTGAGAAGGTATGAACATGAGGAAAATGACAGCGACAGTGTCACATATCCTGATCTTTCTATAAGCTTAAGCGAGTACAAGGTGAAATACAAAGGCGAAAATGTTGACCTTACGCCGAAAGAATTGGAGCTTTTTTACTTCTTGTGTACTCATCCAAATAAAGTGTTTACGAGAGATCAATTGTTAGAAAACGTATGGGGATACGAGTACATGGGGGACAGCCGAACTGTCGATGTGCACATAAAACGTTTGAGAGAGAAAATAGGGGATGGTCCAAACTGGAAATTAACTACTGTATGGGGTGTGGGATATAAATTCGAGGTGAAATGA
- a CDS encoding ribose-phosphate diphosphokinase, whose amino-acid sequence MGRRKKKKRRTIGVVRHGGAIKIFSGNSNPELAREIAENLGLTLGDSEVGTFSDGEISVRIKESIRGANVFVVQSTCSPVNDNLMELLIMIDAFKRASAGEITAVIPYYGYARQDRKSKPRDPITAKLVADLITVAGADRVLTMDLHAAQIQGYFNIPVDHLLGGPILAKYFMEKDLGGDVVVVSPDHGSVVRARNFAEKLNAPIAIIDKRRPKANVAEIMNLIGDVRGKIAILVDDLIDTAGTLQQGAQALIDNGAKEVYACATHGVLSGPAIERLMDSPIKELVITDTIPLPEEKKISKIKVRTVAPLLAEAIMRIYEGMSVSKLFV is encoded by the coding sequence ATGGGTAGAAGAAAGAAGAAAAAAAGGAGGACTATAGGAGTGGTAAGACACGGAGGAGCAATAAAGATTTTTAGTGGCAACTCAAACCCTGAATTGGCGAGAGAGATTGCCGAAAACTTAGGGCTTACATTAGGTGATTCAGAAGTTGGTACATTTAGCGATGGTGAGATAAGCGTAAGGATCAAAGAAAGCATAAGAGGTGCAAATGTATTTGTCGTTCAATCCACGTGTTCACCAGTAAATGATAATTTGATGGAACTTCTCATAATGATAGATGCGTTTAAAAGGGCATCTGCTGGCGAGATAACTGCTGTCATACCTTATTACGGTTATGCCAGACAAGACAGGAAGTCTAAACCAAGAGATCCGATAACGGCTAAATTGGTAGCTGACCTTATTACAGTTGCAGGTGCCGACAGAGTTCTCACAATGGATCTCCACGCGGCACAGATTCAAGGATATTTCAATATACCAGTTGATCATCTTCTTGGCGGTCCAATACTGGCGAAATATTTCATGGAAAAGGATTTGGGCGGAGACGTGGTGGTTGTATCGCCAGATCACGGAAGTGTAGTAAGAGCAAGGAATTTTGCGGAAAAACTTAATGCGCCTATAGCCATAATAGATAAGAGAAGGCCAAAAGCTAATGTAGCAGAGATAATGAACCTTATAGGTGATGTAAGAGGGAAAATAGCCATATTGGTAGATGACCTTATTGATACAGCAGGGACGCTGCAACAAGGAGCGCAAGCACTTATTGACAACGGTGCAAAAGAGGTATATGCATGTGCTACACACGGTGTTTTGTCAGGTCCTGCGATAGAAAGGTTGATGGATTCTCCAATAAAAGAATTAGTCATAACAGATACTATTCCGCTTCCTGAAGAGAAGAAGATAAGCAAGATAAAGGTAAGGACTGTAGCTCCATTGTTGGCCGAAGCCATAATGCGAATATATGAAGGTATGTCTGTAAGCAAATTGTTTGTATAG